Proteins from one Halogeometricum sp. S1BR25-6 genomic window:
- a CDS encoding NAD-dependent epimerase/dehydratase family protein: protein MEERVFITGIAGFLGSHLADAFIEEGYEVAGNDNLIGGYESNVPSEAEFHRIECQDVDAMKEAMGDADIVYHTAALAHEGLSVFSPALINDHLYQATSGTLAAAADCGINRFVYCSSMSRYGENETPFTEDMEPRPQDPYAVSKVAAEDLTELLADVHGFDYVVAVPHNIIGPRQKYDDPFRNVAAIFINRMLRGQQPIIYGDGEQKRCFTFIQDDVRPLKRLAHEDNVVGETINIGPDDEFITINTLAEVIADIIDFDLDPIYVPERPQEVELANCSADKARDLLGYESRYTLRDGLEEMIEWIRAEGPKEFEYHLDLEIVTEDTPDTWKEQMI from the coding sequence ATGGAAGAGCGAGTGTTCATTACGGGGATCGCGGGATTCCTGGGGAGCCATCTAGCCGACGCGTTCATCGAAGAGGGATACGAAGTAGCCGGTAACGACAATCTGATCGGCGGGTACGAGAGCAACGTGCCCTCCGAAGCCGAGTTCCACCGGATCGAGTGCCAAGACGTGGACGCCATGAAGGAGGCGATGGGCGACGCAGACATCGTCTATCACACCGCCGCCCTCGCGCACGAGGGACTGAGCGTCTTCTCACCGGCGCTGATCAACGACCACCTCTACCAAGCGACGTCGGGCACGCTCGCCGCGGCAGCCGACTGCGGCATCAACCGGTTCGTCTACTGCTCGAGCATGTCCCGGTACGGAGAGAACGAAACGCCGTTCACCGAAGACATGGAACCCCGGCCGCAGGACCCCTACGCCGTGAGCAAAGTCGCGGCTGAGGACCTGACCGAACTGCTGGCCGATGTCCACGGCTTCGATTACGTCGTCGCGGTTCCGCACAACATCATCGGGCCGAGACAGAAGTACGACGACCCGTTCCGAAACGTGGCGGCTATCTTCATCAACCGGATGCTCCGGGGGCAACAGCCGATCATCTACGGTGACGGCGAGCAGAAGCGTTGTTTCACGTTCATCCAGGACGACGTCCGTCCGCTGAAGCGACTCGCTCACGAGGACAACGTCGTCGGCGAGACTATCAACATCGGCCCGGACGACGAGTTCATCACGATAAACACGCTGGCCGAGGTTATCGCCGACATCATCGACTTCGACTTGGATCCGATCTACGTGCCGGAACGCCCCCAAGAGGTCGAGTTGGCGAACTGCTCGGCGGACAAGGCTCGCGACCTGCTCGGATACGAATCGCGCTATACGCTTCGCGACGGCCTCGAAGAGATGATCGAGTGGATTCGAGCGGAGGGTCCGAAAGAGTTCGAGTACCACCTCGACTTGGAAATCGTCACCGAAGACACGCCGGACACGTGGAAGGAGCAGATGATCTGA